The genomic segment GCGAACGGCAGGCTGGACAGCACGAGGAAGGTCTGCGGCCACCCCTGCATCGACAGATAGAGCAGGATGACCACCAGGACGAGCGTAAGCGGGATGACATAGCGGAGACGGGCTTCCATCTCCGCCAGGAACTCATACTGGCCGGTCCACTGCAGCCGGTAGCCGGCGGGAAGCGTCAGTTGCGCAGCCACGACGGCCTTCGCATCGTCCACCCAGCCGCCGAGATCGCGCTGGGTCTGGTCGATGTCGGCGAAGACGTAGCCGACGAGGACGCCGTTCTCGTCCTTGATCATCGGCGGGCCGGTCGTGACCCGCACGTCCGCGAGCTGGCCGAGCGGGACGGACGCGGCGGGCTGGCGCCACTGCTCGAGGAAATCGGGGTCCGACGTCGCGCTCCCGCCCATCGGGGGCTGAGAGACGCCTGACGCCATACCGCCAGAGGCCATGGCCGGCCGCGCACCGCCGCCGCCCATCCCGCCCATGCCACCGCCACTGCCCGCGGTCAGGCCCACCAGGCCGGCGCCCGCCCCGCTGGCTCCTGCCCCAGTGTTGGTGCCGGACACGTCGACCAGGGCACCCGTGGACGGCACCGGGACGAGCAGCGCCCGGAGCGCCTCGGGATCCGACCGTTGATCGGCGGCGACGCGGAGGTTGATAGAGAAGCGCGCACGACCGGCGATTGCGGTCGATACGGGCATGCCCCCGATGGCCGCTTCCACCACGTCCTGCACATCGCGCACGGTGAGTCCGTACCGGGCGATGGCGGCCCGATCCGGCACGATGTCGACGTACTCACGTCCCGTCTGGCGCTCCGCGAACGTGCTGCGTGTGCCGGCCACCTGGCGGAGCAGACCTTCCAGATGGATGCTGATGCGCTCGATCTCATCGAGGTTCTCGCCGAACACCTTGACGCCCACCGGCGTCCGCACGCCCGTGGTCAGCATGTCGATGCGGGTCCGGATCGGCGGCGCAATCGCCATCTGGTAGCCCGGCATCCGCAGCGCGGCGTCCAGGTCGCGAGAGAGTTGCGCCAGCGTGCGAGCCTGCTGTTCTGGCCACACGCGGCGCAGCAGCGTCTCCTTGAGCCAGTCAGGTGCGTACGGGCTGTGCCACCGCGTGGAGAACGTGGTGGGCCATTGCTCACGGGGCTTCAGCATGACCACCGACTCGATCATGTCGAGCTGGGCGGGATCGGTCGCCGTCTCCGCACGCCCGGCCTTCCCGTGTACCGAGTGCACCTCAGGGAAGCGCATGATGATCCGGTTCTGCGCGACCAGCGCCCGGCGCGCCTCCTCAATCGCGATGCCGGGAAATGTCGTCGGCATGACGAGCAGTGATCCCTCGTCGAGCGGCGGCATGAACTCGGATCCCAGCCGCTGGAACACCGGCACGGTAGCCACCATCAGCGCAATCGCGGCCAGTACGACCACCACGCGCGCCCGCACGACGAGCGTCGCGACCGGTCGGTAGACCGCGCTTAGCAGGCGGCTGACCGGGTTCGTCGCCTCCGTGCGGAACCGGCCCCGCAGCAGCAGCACCATCAGCGGCGGCGCCAGGGTGATCGACAGAATCGCCGCCGCGAACATCGCGAACGTCTTGGTGTAGGCGAGCGGCATGAAGAGCCGCCCCGCCTGCCCGGCCAGCGTGAAGATCGGCAGGAAGCTGATGGTGATGAGCAGCAACGAGAAGAAGATCGGCCGTCCCACTTCCTTGCACGCGTCCACGATGACCCGCTTGCGGTCACTGCCGGGGGGCGCCGCGGCCAGACGCACATGGGCGTTCTCGATGAGCACGATGACGGCGTCCGCGAGTTCGCCCACGGCGATGGCGATTCCGCCGAGCGACATGATGTTGGACGTCAGGCCCAGGTAGCGAATGGCGATGAACGACATCAGCACCGACATCGGCAGGACGATCATCACAATCAGGGCCGAGCGAGCGTGGAACAGGAAGACCAGGCAGATGATCGTGACGATGACCGCCTGCTGCATCAGCGTATTGGTCAGCGTGTTGACCGACCCAACGATGAGCTCCGACCGGTCGTAGGTGGGAATCAGGCGGACCCCGTCCGGCAGGCGAAGCGTCGCTATTTGGCCCTCCAGAGCGCGGATGACGTCCAGCGCGTTCGAGCCGATCCGCATGACCACGATGCCGCCCACTGTTTCGCCCGTGCCGTTCAGGTCGGCGGCGCCGCGGCGGATGTCCGGGCCGTACTGCACGCGCGCGACGTCGCGAAGCCGCACGGGGATCCCCCCCCGGCCGACTGCGACGACACTGCTCTCGAGGTCCCCCAGTTCCTTCACGTAGCCGCGGCCGCGCAAGACGTACTCGCGCCCAGCAAGTTCCAGCACACGGGCCCCGACCTCCGCGTTCGCATCGCGCACGGACCGCGTGATGTCGCTGAGGGTCACGCCGAAGCCGACGAGGCGATCCGGGTCGATGACGATCTGGTACTGGCGCTGGAAGCCGCCGAGCGACGCCACCTCCGCCACACCGGCGACCGCCTGCAAGGCCGGGCGAATCGTGAAGTCCTGCAGCGTCCGCAGCTCCGCGAGGTCCAGCCGGCCCGTCGTGTCCTTCAGGGCATATTGATAGACCCAGCCGACGCCACTCGCGTCCGGCCCCAGTGTTGGCGTCACGCCTGGCGGCAGCGACTGCTGGACCCGCCCGAGCTGCTCCAGCACGCGTGTGCGCGCCCAGTAGATGTCGGTGCCTTCGCCAAAGAGGGCGTAGGTGAAGCTCATGCCGAACATCGAGTACCCGCGCACGGTCACGACGCCAGGCGTGCTCTGCAGCGTGCGCACGAGCGGATAGGTGATCTGGTCCTCGACCAAGTCCGGACTCCGCCCCATCCACTCGGTGTAGACAATCACCTGCGGGTCCGAGATGTCGGGCAGCGCGTCAAGCGGTGTCTTGCGGACGGAGTCGGCTGCCCACAGTGCCAGCACGAGCACCACGCCGAACACGACCCATTTGTGGTTCGCCGACAGCTCGATGAGACGTTCAACCATGGCCGCTACTCCTTGTGGCCCGCATGCGGGTCCGCGGCCGGCGGAACGGCGGCCTTCGGCCGGCTGGCCGGCGTTGTGTCCTGGGCTGGCGTGCTGCCATGCGCATGCCCTCCCATGCCTCCGGTCGCCCGCAGCCGACTCTCTGAGTCGAGCAGGAACACGCCGGCGGTCACGATGCGGTCGCCGTCGTTCAGGCCAGTCCTGACCTCCACGCGGTCCGCGAGTTGGAGTCCCAGCGTCACGGGACGAGGTTCGAGGCGATCGCCGACCGCGACGAAGACGTGCTGCTGGCGTCCGGTGTCGACGACGGCGTCGCGTGGAACGGTGATAGCCGGCGTGCCGGCCACCGTGAAGGCCGCCGTGCCGTAGAGGCCGGGGCGCAGCGTGCCGCGTGCGTTCCCGACGGTGAACCGTACGCGCAGCGTCCGCGTCCGCTCGGTCAGCGTCGGGTACAGGAAGTCCACGCGTGCAGTGAAGGGCGACCGACCCGACGCGGGAAAGTCCAACGTCGCGCTGGTGCCTGGCCGTACCGATGTGATGCTCGCCTCGGGCACTTCGGCCAGCACCCACACCGACGACAGATCGGCGATGGTCAGCAGCGGGGTCGACGGATCCACCGCCGTCCCCACGGTGACACCGCGTGTCACCACGACGCCGCTCCGCGGCGCCACGACGGTGACGAGCCGTCGCGGCTCGCCGCTCGCCTCGATCGCGTTGATCTCGTCGGCGCTCATGCCGAGCACGCTCAAACGGGTGCGACCGCCCGCGACGACGGCGCTCGAGATGCCGGACGCCGCGATGGCCTGGCGCGCTGAGAGGTACTCGGTCTGGGACGACAGCAGCTCCTGCGAGAACACGCGCGCCAACGGTTGGCCGACCCGTACGGTTTCGCCTGTCGTGTTGACGTCCAGTTGCTCGACCCATCCGGCCACGCGCGTGTGCACGTGCGAGATACGGGACTCGTCGGGCGCGACGGTCGCCACGGCTTGAATCGTGTCGGTGAGCGCCTCGCGCATGACCGGCTCAATCTGCACCCCCAGCGTCTGTAGCGTCTCGGCCGCGACGTCGATGGCCACGCGGGACGGTGGGGTGTCGGCCGTCTCGCCGCTCATGTCCATGCCAGCCATGTCCCCAGCGGCTGCGGCAGAAGTCGGCGCCGCTAAGGCGTGTTGGGGTGCACTCGAGAATGGCCACCCCTGGCGCTGGCGCTGCACCCACAGCGCGCCCACGAGCACGGCCACCGTGACGACCGACGTCACGATCGGGACCAATGCCCCACGAACACCAGAGCGACGGGTCATCGCAGTACCTCCTCGTACGAGCCGATGGCGCGGCCCAACCGCACCCACGCCAGGCCGAGCTCGACGTCGGCCACAATCACGTCCGCCTGCACCGTCCACAGGGCCTGCACGGCTTCGATCACGCTGACCAGAGGCAGTTGGCCCGCGGTGTACCCCGCGATGGCCGGCGCAATCGCCATCCGCGCCCTCGGTAGGACGTTCGTGGTGAGCGCATCCTGGCGGTCGCGCCACGCCTGGACCTGATTGGTCGCCGTCGCGGCCTCGCCCTCGAACATGCGCGTCATCGCGCGCAGGTCCGCCTCGGACATCGCGCGCATGGCCTGCGCTTCGGCGACGCCGGCCTTCAGCTTGCCGCGCCAGATCGGCAGGCTGAGGCCCACCATGGCCATCCAGCCCTTGCCGTCGGCCATCGTGTAGGAGGGGCCGGTGCGAATGGTGGCCATCGGGCGATACATGTCGCGCATGACCTGCACGTCGGCGTCGGCCCGCGCGATCTCCGCACGGACGGCGGTGAGTTCCGGTCGATCCGTGAGCGCCATGCGAAGCGTCGGCCAGGGCGGCGGAGGCTGCGCCACGACCACGGGCTGTAACGACGGTAGTGCCGTGTCTGCGTCCAAGCCAAGACTCGTGGCGAGCATGCTCTCGGCGCCACGCACCTCGCTCACGAGGGCGCGAGCCAGCGCCTCCAGCCGGGCGACCTCCACTTCGGCGCGCAGCACGTCGGACTGCGGCGCGGTGCCGGCGGAGTAGCGGGCGTTCGCCGCCGCGACGACGTCGCGGGCGAACGCCACCTGCTCTGAGAGAAGGGCCTGGGTTCGCTGCCGCTCCTGAAGCATCAGGAACGCGGTCGCGGCTTGCAGTCCGACGTCGAGACCAGCGCGGCCAGTCTCGGCACGTAGGCGGTCGATGTCCGCGAGCGCGGAGGCGCGCCGATGACCACGGATACCCGACAGCGGGATCTGCTGTTCGATGGTGACGCTGACGTCCGCCCCGCTCCACATGAAGGGGAGATGGTCAAGCGACGGCGACACCATGGGGTCCGCTAGGGCCGAGACGATCGCTGGGCGCTGCTCGGCGGCCCGCGTCCGTGCTCGTGCGGCTTCGATTTCCGCTCGTCGCTCGCCGGCGATGCGCACGACGTCGACGAGTCGGAGAGGCGACGGCAGTTGCAGCTCCACCTGAGCAGCGCCGACCAACGGCCACCCAACCGCAGCGATAGTGGCCAAAGTGGCCCTGATCCAGAGAAGGCGAATCATGACGGTCTCCATCCAGCGACTTCGGATGCCGGGTCGGCAGCCGCCGCCGACCCGGCGTTCACAGCTCCAGCCAGCTACCGTGTGGTTGCAGCCTGCTGCTTGTGAAGCGCAGCGGCGGCACGCGCCTCAACGGCGGACGCGCGCTGCTCCCTGGCCAATCGGTCCCACCGGGCGGCTAGCCCGGACGCGCTGGGGTTCTTCGAACCGCTGACCCTCCACGACGCGGCGAAGGCGGTGCTTCTCTTCGTGTCCTGCTCATAGCGCGCCGCGAGGCTTGTGAAGTAGTCCTCGAGCGCGCGGTGGTCGGACGTCGTTTCTGCCTCGCCTGCGAGACGCATCAACGTCTCGTCCGATGGCGCCGGCGCCCCGGCGCCACGCTCGAAGCGTTCCGCACTGTTCGGCGGGTCCGATGGCTGTCCAGTGGCGAGCTTCGTGTGATGTGCGACCAGTTCACGCAGCGTTGCTGCCGATTCCAGATTCCGAGCGCTGAGCTGTCGGCAGTGCTCCCGCAGGCTCGTGGCCGCGGCAGCAAGCTTTTGGTTGCCGGAAAAGGCGCGGCCCATGGACTCATGGCGCCTGGCGTCAGCCTCGTAGCGCTGCGCGAGAATCGTGAAGTGATCACTGAGTCGCTCGTGGTCTCCTGGTTCGCCGCGCGCGATGAGCTGACGCACCTCCACATCGCTCAGAAGCGAGGGGGGCGTAGTCTGGGCGGTGGCCTGCGACGACGCCGTCAGTGTCGCCACCGCAAGAACAACTGCGAAACGTAGCGGGATGGTTCTCATGACACACCTCTCTGGTGACAAACGTCACCGACAACTGCTGGGCACGTGTCGTCTGAGCGCCGGTCTTCGTTTGGCGCCCGGATCTAGTGCCGGTTTGTAGGCGGAGCAGTCGAAGGCCGCCGGGGGGAAGTCGCGCTAGCTAACTAGGCGACTAGCCGGCAACCCGAGAGGTAATCAGACGCGGAGAGGGGTCGTAAGCGGGCGTTGCAGGTCGGACGGCGCGCGTCCTCGATTCCAGACGGTGCTCGAACTCCGGGGCGAAGTCATAAACTGACACTTCGCCATGGCGGGAGTGCAGCTGCCGTCCAAAGAAGACGTACGCCGCACATCCTCCTTCAGCAGGATGGCGAGCGCCTGGACGGAATCCAGACACGAGTCACCGGCAGAGAGGCTGACTGAGCCGCCAACGTTGTTGTCGTGGTGGCAACCGTTCTCGGCGGCGGCCTGTGGGCCGCACAATGCCTTACAGAACAGCGAGGCACTCGGCCCAGCGGCGAACATCAAGACGATTGACAGCAGTGTTGCTCGAAACACGACCACGCTCACGATCAACGTAAGCAAGATGAGTGCCACAAGCGTGCAACCGCGTCCTGGGAGAATCGAGAGTGCTTCGGAAGTGTTGCCCAGCCATCCGCCGGAAGTCCGGCGGGTTTTGTCGTGAGGGCGCCGAAAATCCCGCAGTCGAGCGGTCCTGACCGTTGTTCGACGAGCTCTTCCACGAACGCAGTGTCTGCTGGTTCGGTAGTTCACGCACGTTTACCGCGTCGCCTGTGAATCCGCTGGTCCCAGGTGCCGGCGGCGGTCTGCTCGGCCTCGTCCTCGGCCTTCCCCAGGGCCCTGTTGTATAGGCGTTCAGCCACGGACTGCGGTACTCGCAGCACCCGATAGCGCCGCCTGCCCGGCTGCTGCCGAACCCACTCGGTGACGCCTGGCTCCCCCTGCACCACTTGCCGGACGA from the Vicinamibacterales bacterium genome contains:
- a CDS encoding efflux RND transporter permease subunit; translated protein: MVERLIELSANHKWVVFGVVLVLALWAADSVRKTPLDALPDISDPQVIVYTEWMGRSPDLVEDQITYPLVRTLQSTPGVVTVRGYSMFGMSFTYALFGEGTDIYWARTRVLEQLGRVQQSLPPGVTPTLGPDASGVGWVYQYALKDTTGRLDLAELRTLQDFTIRPALQAVAGVAEVASLGGFQRQYQIVIDPDRLVGFGVTLSDITRSVRDANAEVGARVLELAGREYVLRGRGYVKELGDLESSVVAVGRGGIPVRLRDVARVQYGPDIRRGAADLNGTGETVGGIVVMRIGSNALDVIRALEGQIATLRLPDGVRLIPTYDRSELIVGSVNTLTNTLMQQAVIVTIICLVFLFHARSALIVMIVLPMSVLMSFIAIRYLGLTSNIMSLGGIAIAVGELADAVIVLIENAHVRLAAAPPGSDRKRVIVDACKEVGRPIFFSLLLITISFLPIFTLAGQAGRLFMPLAYTKTFAMFAAAILSITLAPPLMVLLLRGRFRTEATNPVSRLLSAVYRPVATLVVRARVVVVLAAIALMVATVPVFQRLGSEFMPPLDEGSLLVMPTTFPGIAIEEARRALVAQNRIIMRFPEVHSVHGKAGRAETATDPAQLDMIESVVMLKPREQWPTTFSTRWHSPYAPDWLKETLLRRVWPEQQARTLAQLSRDLDAALRMPGYQMAIAPPIRTRIDMLTTGVRTPVGVKVFGENLDEIERISIHLEGLLRQVAGTRSTFAERQTGREYVDIVPDRAAIARYGLTVRDVQDVVEAAIGGMPVSTAIAGRARFSINLRVAADQRSDPEALRALLVPVPSTGALVDVSGTNTGAGASGAGAGLVGLTAGSGGGMGGMGGGGARPAMASGGMASGVSQPPMGGSATSDPDFLEQWRQPAASVPLGQLADVRVTTGPPMIKDENGVLVGYVFADIDQTQRDLGGWVDDAKAVVAAQLTLPAGYRLQWTGQYEFLAEMEARLRYVIPLTLVLVVILLYLSMQGWPQTFLVLSSLPFAVAGSVWLLSYMHYNLSTAVWVGLIAVAGVAAGTGIVMIVYLDEAFERHMREGRIRGPADVDAAVIEGASARVRPLLMTVATTVFGLLPLLWESGVGADVSARTAAPVVGGLWSCMVLTLLVLPAAYTMWRRGQVRRAMPAAPLANTVAVEDSAQTPGPAEASTPDAREQEPPPVDAGATAASEGPPVTPSPTKPDSEVSS
- a CDS encoding efflux RND transporter periplasmic adaptor subunit, coding for MTRRSGVRGALVPIVTSVVTVAVLVGALWVQRQRQGWPFSSAPQHALAAPTSAAAAGDMAGMDMSGETADTPPSRVAIDVAAETLQTLGVQIEPVMREALTDTIQAVATVAPDESRISHVHTRVAGWVEQLDVNTTGETVRVGQPLARVFSQELLSSQTEYLSARQAIAASGISSAVVAGGRTRLSVLGMSADEINAIEASGEPRRLVTVVAPRSGVVVTRGVTVGTAVDPSTPLLTIADLSSVWVLAEVPEASITSVRPGTSATLDFPASGRSPFTARVDFLYPTLTERTRTLRVRFTVGNARGTLRPGLYGTAAFTVAGTPAITVPRDAVVDTGRQQHVFVAVGDRLEPRPVTLGLQLADRVEVRTGLNDGDRIVTAGVFLLDSESRLRATGGMGGHAHGSTPAQDTTPASRPKAAVPPAADPHAGHKE
- a CDS encoding TolC family protein encodes the protein MIRLLWIRATLATIAAVGWPLVGAAQVELQLPSPLRLVDVVRIAGERRAEIEAARARTRAAEQRPAIVSALADPMVSPSLDHLPFMWSGADVSVTIEQQIPLSGIRGHRRASALADIDRLRAETGRAGLDVGLQAATAFLMLQERQRTQALLSEQVAFARDVVAAANARYSAGTAPQSDVLRAEVEVARLEALARALVSEVRGAESMLATSLGLDADTALPSLQPVVVAQPPPPWPTLRMALTDRPELTAVRAEIARADADVQVMRDMYRPMATIRTGPSYTMADGKGWMAMVGLSLPIWRGKLKAGVAEAQAMRAMSEADLRAMTRMFEGEAATATNQVQAWRDRQDALTTNVLPRARMAIAPAIAGYTAGQLPLVSVIEAVQALWTVQADVIVADVELGLAWVRLGRAIGSYEEVLR